From one Caldithrix abyssi DSM 13497 genomic stretch:
- a CDS encoding DUF4175 family protein, whose protein sequence is MTDFFTDKIYGFGKRYFRMQALASTLRFLTIVLLLWLSVALADDLFYFSEITRWGIWFINLGVVLWLVFTLLFNPIKRYFSLSRKSDLSALTRLLGRLYPEIGDDLVNAYQLAHENEERLVSEELKEAAVRQIVSRYEDYDFERAIRFKNFFPEWKWAAGFGLVFLLMFGLLHDALWISTLRILNPTRTYAQLPAFEFKVLPGDTTLVKGDPLKISVEYRGPELEKCYVVIHHTGDKQFLVCQPVDNGFTALLKNVQQSFTYKIAGEPLLKKGVDSFLESREFRAKVIALPFVKILDVTVLPPSYTGLGIQKLERNIGDVQALRGSTIKVRAVSASPLRRARLVFESGDTLNMNVNNQIATGRFTLKKEDAYHIVLVDTAGYRNRNPIRYRLSVLSDYQPLVEIVRPGEDLELTLDSQLPVSIDARDDFGLQQVKIVYQIVHDPPRGDTLWQAISLPLAEQGAKHVSITHVLDFNTFPLAFGDQFKYYAMALDNNVINGPGRGKSRIYYIRFPSIEEIFQAVDETQQENVEDLQDVVKEAKTMKENLEKLEREIKQSQKLDWEKKNQLAQDLERQKRLQKKVEQIRKELDEAIKKLEQNDLISEELLQKYMKLQDLFREVLTPELEEALKKLNQALEKGVRPKDVERALKEFRLNQQAFEEKIERTMELLKQVQFEQKMEELVKKAEALYKQQEKMSQQLKEKEKLNSAEKNRLLQQQKKQEQLTDRLQFDLQELQKNPMLARYPEAQKQIDSALTQMQNGEMKQGLKDLQQSLQQSNTTQAQNSSQRLQQQYQSMKSALQQAYQKMLNQSKQKIAQKMQRTLERLLQLSQAQERLQRKTKQTSQLSEKFNEVIRQQGQLNENLNKAISDVVQLSKETFFIQPQMSKSLQNAARSMNRALQQLSERFKNSAMQSQRQAMSALNQSIGQMMQAQQQMAGSSSGTGFEQFMQQLQQMANQQGQLNNETMNLFGQGNQGRLSLEQQQAMQRLAAQQAALKQALQKLSEEMGERQNVLGRLGQVAQEMEKVVKDLLNKNISRKTIERQQRILSRMLDAQKSIREREYSKKRKAEQAKKYLARDPRKLENIYDLDLKQLQDAMRNALQQGYNRDYQILIEAYFKKLMERYQNENQ, encoded by the coding sequence ATGACAGATTTTTTTACAGATAAAATTTACGGTTTTGGAAAGCGTTATTTTAGAATGCAGGCGCTGGCCTCCACGCTTCGCTTTTTGACCATCGTTTTGCTTTTGTGGTTGAGCGTGGCTCTGGCCGACGATTTGTTCTATTTTTCGGAAATTACGCGCTGGGGCATCTGGTTTATTAATTTGGGCGTTGTGCTCTGGCTGGTCTTTACCTTATTGTTCAATCCTATCAAAAGATATTTCTCCCTTTCCCGTAAAAGCGACCTTTCAGCATTAACGCGTTTACTGGGCAGGCTGTACCCGGAAATAGGAGACGATCTGGTTAACGCTTATCAACTGGCGCATGAAAATGAAGAACGACTGGTTTCGGAAGAGCTAAAAGAGGCCGCCGTGCGCCAAATCGTTTCCCGCTATGAGGATTACGATTTTGAACGGGCTATTCGCTTTAAAAACTTTTTCCCTGAGTGGAAATGGGCCGCTGGTTTTGGGCTGGTGTTTTTGCTAATGTTTGGCTTGCTGCATGATGCTTTGTGGATTTCGACGCTGCGTATTTTGAATCCGACCAGGACTTACGCTCAGTTGCCGGCGTTTGAATTTAAAGTGTTACCCGGCGACACGACGCTTGTAAAAGGTGATCCGTTGAAAATTAGCGTTGAGTACCGGGGACCGGAGCTGGAGAAATGTTATGTGGTCATTCATCATACGGGCGACAAACAATTTTTAGTCTGTCAGCCAGTAGATAATGGTTTTACGGCGCTTTTGAAAAATGTTCAGCAGTCGTTTACCTACAAAATTGCGGGCGAGCCGTTGTTAAAAAAGGGTGTGGACTCCTTTCTGGAATCCAGGGAATTCAGGGCAAAGGTTATTGCGCTGCCGTTTGTAAAAATTCTGGATGTAACAGTTTTGCCGCCTTCTTACACCGGGCTTGGAATACAAAAGTTAGAGCGCAATATCGGCGATGTTCAGGCTCTGCGCGGCTCAACCATAAAGGTACGGGCGGTAAGCGCCAGCCCTTTGCGCCGGGCCAGGCTGGTTTTTGAATCCGGCGATACTTTGAATATGAATGTTAACAACCAAATCGCAACCGGTCGCTTTACATTGAAAAAAGAAGATGCCTACCACATTGTGCTGGTCGATACCGCCGGCTATCGTAATCGCAATCCAATCCGGTACCGTCTTTCGGTTTTAAGCGACTACCAGCCGCTGGTGGAGATTGTCCGCCCGGGAGAAGACCTGGAATTAACGCTCGATTCGCAGTTACCGGTAAGTATTGACGCCCGTGATGATTTTGGTTTGCAGCAGGTAAAAATAGTTTATCAAATTGTCCACGATCCGCCGCGCGGCGATACCCTGTGGCAGGCCATATCTCTGCCGCTTGCCGAACAGGGCGCCAAACACGTTTCAATCACGCACGTGTTGGATTTTAACACTTTTCCGCTGGCCTTTGGCGATCAGTTTAAATATTACGCTATGGCGCTGGATAATAATGTAATCAACGGGCCGGGAAGGGGAAAGAGTCGGATTTATTACATTCGCTTTCCATCTATCGAAGAGATATTTCAGGCGGTTGATGAAACCCAGCAGGAGAATGTGGAAGATTTGCAAGACGTGGTTAAAGAAGCCAAAACAATGAAAGAGAATCTCGAAAAGCTGGAACGGGAGATCAAACAATCGCAAAAACTGGATTGGGAAAAGAAAAATCAACTGGCGCAGGATCTGGAACGTCAGAAACGGCTGCAGAAGAAAGTGGAGCAAATTCGCAAAGAGCTGGACGAGGCCATAAAAAAACTGGAACAGAACGATTTGATCAGCGAAGAGCTTTTACAAAAATACATGAAGTTGCAGGATTTGTTCAGAGAAGTTTTGACACCCGAACTGGAAGAGGCTTTGAAGAAATTAAATCAGGCTCTGGAAAAGGGCGTACGGCCCAAAGATGTGGAGAGAGCGCTGAAAGAATTCCGGCTTAATCAGCAAGCATTTGAAGAAAAAATTGAGCGCACCATGGAGCTGCTTAAACAGGTGCAGTTTGAGCAAAAGATGGAAGAGCTGGTAAAGAAGGCCGAGGCGCTGTACAAACAGCAGGAAAAAATGTCGCAGCAGTTGAAAGAAAAAGAGAAACTGAACAGCGCGGAGAAGAACAGACTGTTGCAGCAGCAAAAGAAGCAGGAACAGCTAACCGACCGGCTGCAATTTGATTTGCAGGAGCTGCAAAAAAATCCCATGCTGGCCAGATATCCTGAGGCACAAAAGCAGATCGATTCTGCCTTGACGCAAATGCAAAACGGAGAGATGAAGCAGGGATTGAAAGATTTGCAGCAAAGCCTTCAACAGTCGAATACGACGCAGGCCCAAAATAGTTCGCAGCGGTTGCAGCAGCAATATCAAAGCATGAAGAGCGCATTACAGCAGGCATACCAGAAGATGTTGAACCAGAGTAAGCAAAAGATCGCCCAAAAGATGCAACGTACGCTTGAGCGGTTGTTGCAATTATCGCAGGCTCAGGAACGGTTGCAGCGAAAAACAAAGCAAACTTCACAGTTAAGCGAGAAGTTTAACGAGGTGATTCGGCAGCAGGGGCAACTGAACGAAAATTTGAACAAAGCCATTTCCGATGTTGTTCAGCTTTCGAAGGAGACGTTTTTCATTCAACCGCAAATGAGCAAAAGTCTGCAAAACGCCGCGCGCAGCATGAATCGGGCGTTGCAGCAATTAAGCGAGCGATTCAAAAACAGCGCCATGCAATCACAACGGCAGGCCATGTCGGCGCTCAATCAAAGCATCGGACAGATGATGCAAGCGCAACAACAAATGGCTGGCAGTTCGTCCGGCACCGGTTTTGAACAATTTATGCAGCAACTTCAGCAAATGGCCAACCAGCAGGGGCAGCTTAATAACGAAACGATGAATCTATTTGGTCAGGGCAACCAGGGTCGGCTTTCGCTGGAACAGCAACAGGCCATGCAGCGGCTGGCGGCGCAACAAGCTGCGCTGAAACAGGCTCTGCAAAAATTGTCCGAAGAAATGGGCGAGCGGCAGAACGTACTTGGGCGGCTGGGGCAGGTGGCGCAGGAAATGGAAAAGGTGGTGAAGGATCTGCTCAATAAAAATATTAGCCGCAAAACCATTGAACGCCAGCAGCGCATTTTGTCCCGCATGCTGGACGCTCAGAAGTCCATTCGCGAAAGAGAATATTCCAAAAAGCGCAAAGCAGAGCAGGCAAAAAAATACCTGGCGCGCGATCCGCGAAAACTAGAAAATATTTATGATCTGGATTTAAAACAACTGCAGGATGCCATGCGCAATGCGCTGCAACAGGGCTACAATCGCGACTACCAGATTTTGATTGAGGCTTATTTTAAAAAATTGATGGAACGTTACCAGAACGAAAATCAATAA
- a CDS encoding DUF4159 domain-containing protein, whose protein sequence is MIKKLLLLLMVISAGYTQPVAPVRIHYGGGGDWYGNKTTWRNILNRVKQEFNIDVATREVAYRITDAEFFQYPFAYMAGHGNIRFSDEEARLLRKYLTSGGFLFADDDYGMDASFRREMKKVFPELNFVELPFSHPIYHIYYQFNNGLPKVHEHAGGPPKGFGLIYEGRLVCFYSWNTDISDGCEDPEIHGDPAEIREQALKMAVNIFIYGLLN, encoded by the coding sequence ATGATTAAAAAATTATTATTGCTGCTGATGGTTATCAGCGCCGGCTATACGCAGCCTGTTGCTCCGGTGCGTATTCATTATGGCGGCGGAGGCGACTGGTACGGCAACAAAACGACCTGGCGCAATATTCTGAATAGAGTAAAGCAGGAATTCAATATTGATGTTGCAACGCGCGAAGTTGCCTATCGCATTACGGATGCTGAATTTTTTCAGTATCCCTTTGCTTATATGGCCGGGCATGGCAACATCCGTTTTTCCGATGAAGAAGCGCGCCTGTTGCGTAAATATTTAACCTCCGGCGGCTTTTTGTTTGCCGATGATGATTATGGCATGGACGCATCGTTTCGGCGAGAAATGAAAAAAGTTTTTCCGGAACTGAATTTTGTAGAATTGCCCTTTTCCCATCCCATTTATCACATCTACTATCAATTTAACAACGGATTGCCCAAAGTGCATGAACATGCAGGGGGGCCTCCAAAAGGGTTTGGACTAATTTACGAAGGCCGGCTGGTTTGTTTTTATAGCTGGAATACTGATATCAGCGACGGTTGCGAAGATCCTGAAATCCACGGAGATCCTGCGGAAATCCGAGAACAGGCCCTGAAAATGGCCGTGAACATTTTTATTTACGGATTGTTAAATTAA
- a CDS encoding DUF456 domain-containing protein: MTTILEIALISIVTASTIANFFGIPGNVLIALGSLFYAVSTGFSEFSFGFVLTIFAVMILFEALEFILISISARHYGSSRWGVAGAIIGGIAGAISGAFFTPVLGGVIGSFLGVFAGTFIVEFIRSAKIQNSLKAAYGAFLGRIGGLSVKVIGAVTLGIMIVTHL, encoded by the coding sequence ATGACAACGATTTTAGAAATTGCTTTAATTTCCATTGTAACGGCATCTACCATAGCCAATTTTTTTGGTATCCCGGGCAATGTTTTGATTGCGCTGGGCAGTTTGTTTTATGCGGTTTCGACAGGCTTTAGCGAGTTTTCGTTTGGTTTTGTTCTGACCATTTTTGCGGTAATGATTTTGTTTGAGGCATTAGAATTTATTTTAATTTCCATATCGGCGCGGCATTACGGTTCGTCGCGCTGGGGCGTGGCCGGCGCCATTATCGGCGGCATTGCAGGAGCTATTTCCGGCGCGTTTTTTACGCCGGTGCTGGGCGGCGTGATCGGCTCGTTTTTAGGCGTATTTGCCGGCACCTTTATCGTGGAATTTATCAGAAGCGCTAAAATTCAGAATAGTTTAAAAGCTGCGTATGGCGCTTTTTTAGGACGAATCGGCGGATTGAGCGTAAAGGTAATCGGCGCCGTTACGCTTGGCATTATGATTGTTACGCATCTGTAG